A stretch of the Chitinophaga sp. Cy-1792 genome encodes the following:
- a CDS encoding type I restriction enzyme HsdR N-terminal domain-containing protein has translation MINIVFPEPDFKVIKEDGKTLIFDRFRKRYVVLTPEEWVRQNFLQYLDKVMKYPTALIAIEKEIYLGELKKRFDIVVYNREMTPWMLIECKEMEVPLTQATLEQAVRYNMVLPVQYLTITNGNNTYCCTYNKDQAQWQFLPELPSYHI, from the coding sequence GTGATAAACATAGTATTTCCTGAGCCGGATTTTAAGGTAATTAAAGAAGATGGTAAAACGTTGATATTTGACCGTTTCAGGAAGCGGTATGTAGTGCTGACACCGGAAGAATGGGTCAGACAGAATTTCCTGCAATACCTGGATAAGGTAATGAAATACCCTACTGCCCTTATTGCTATCGAAAAAGAAATCTACCTGGGAGAATTAAAAAAGCGCTTTGATATCGTGGTCTATAACCGGGAAATGACCCCCTGGATGCTGATCGAATGTAAGGAAATGGAAGTTCCCCTAACCCAGGCCACACTGGAGCAGGCTGTCAGGTATAATATGGTACTGCCGGTACAATACCTTACTATCACTAATGGCAACAATACTTATTGCTGCACGTATAACAAGGATCAGGCGCAATGGCAGTTTCTCCCTGAACTTCCCTCCTATCATATCTAA
- the queA gene encoding tRNA preQ1(34) S-adenosylmethionine ribosyltransferase-isomerase QueA, giving the protein MKLSQFKFDLPLNLIAQHPSKTRDESRLMVVHRATGKIEHKVFKDILGYFNDKDVMIVNNTKVFPARLYGRKEKTGAKIEVFLLRELNKQNRLWDVIVDPARKIRVGNKLYFGDDESLVAEVIDNTTSRGRTIRFLFEGNDDEFKAVLDTLGETPLPKYIKRKPEEEDKERYQTVYAKYEGAVAAPTAGLHFSRELIKRLEIKGVKFAEVTLHTGLGTFRPIEVEDLSKHKMDAEYFHIDEHAVKIVNKAKEENRKICAIGTTSVRAVESSVTAQNHLKAAEGWTNTFIHPPYDFAIPNALVTNFHLPKTSLLIMTCAFAGYDLVMEAYQQAIKEKYRFFSYGDAMLIL; this is encoded by the coding sequence ATGAAACTATCACAGTTCAAATTCGACCTTCCTTTAAACCTCATTGCACAGCATCCTTCTAAAACAAGAGATGAATCACGTTTGATGGTTGTACACCGTGCTACCGGTAAAATTGAGCACAAAGTATTCAAAGACATCCTGGGTTACTTCAACGACAAGGATGTAATGATTGTGAACAATACAAAGGTATTTCCTGCCCGCCTTTATGGTCGTAAAGAGAAAACAGGCGCAAAGATTGAAGTTTTCCTGCTGCGTGAGCTGAACAAGCAAAATCGTTTATGGGATGTAATCGTTGACCCGGCACGTAAAATCCGTGTGGGTAACAAACTGTATTTCGGTGACGACGAATCACTGGTTGCAGAAGTAATTGATAACACTACCTCCAGAGGTCGTACCATCCGTTTCTTATTTGAAGGTAATGATGATGAGTTCAAAGCAGTACTGGACACCCTCGGTGAAACGCCGCTGCCTAAATACATCAAACGTAAGCCTGAAGAAGAAGATAAGGAGCGTTATCAGACTGTTTATGCTAAATACGAAGGCGCTGTTGCTGCACCAACTGCTGGTTTGCACTTCAGTCGCGAGCTGATCAAACGCCTGGAAATCAAAGGTGTTAAATTTGCTGAAGTAACGCTGCATACCGGTTTAGGTACTTTCCGCCCGATTGAAGTAGAAGACCTGAGCAAACACAAAATGGATGCTGAGTACTTCCACATCGACGAGCATGCGGTTAAAATCGTCAACAAAGCGAAAGAAGAAAACCGCAAAATCTGCGCTATCGGTACTACTTCCGTACGTGCCGTAGAATCTTCCGTAACTGCGCAAAATCATCTGAAAGCTGCTGAAGGCTGGACAAACACCTTCATCCATCCTCCTTATGATTTCGCTATTCCTAATGCCCTGGTAACCAACTTCCACCTGCCTAAGACAAGTCTGCTGATTATGACCTGTGCCTTTGCCGGTTATGATCTGGTGATGGAAGCTTACCAACAGGCGATCAAAGAGAAATATCGTTTCTTCAGCTATGGTGATGCCATGCTGATACTCTGA
- a CDS encoding Glu/Leu/Phe/Val dehydrogenase, whose translation MPQDQHYSFFHSVERSFDKAAAFTKWDKGILEQIKACNAVYQIKFPVRIGDSVQVIEAYRVQHSHHKLPCKGGIRFSEEVNQDEVMALASLMTYKCAIVNVPFGGAKGGIKINPRNYTPFQLESITRRYTAELVKKNFIGPGTDVPAPDYGTGEREMSWILDTYMSLRPGEIDGYGCVTGKPVSQGGVRGRTEATGLGVFYGLRELCNIKEDMDRLGLPTGIEGKRVIVQGMGNVGYHAAKYFHEAGAKVICLIEWDGAIFNENGLNPDDVLAHKKATGSINNFPGSTNLNKNTDGLELDCEILIPAALEHVIDKHNAPNVKAKIIGEAANGPLTPEADEILNKKGVIVVPDMFLNAGGVTVSYFEWLKNLSHVRYGRLGKRFDENMNIHILQTIEDLTGKKVSDKERKFIAHGADEVDLVYSGLEETMHTALHEVRDVMVNNPQIHDMRTAAYVCAINKVGAAYEQLGIFP comes from the coding sequence ATGCCGCAAGATCAGCATTATAGCTTTTTCCACAGCGTGGAAAGAAGCTTTGACAAAGCAGCTGCATTCACCAAATGGGACAAGGGTATCCTGGAGCAGATTAAAGCCTGCAATGCCGTTTACCAGATCAAGTTCCCGGTAAGGATCGGCGATTCCGTTCAGGTAATTGAAGCCTATCGTGTACAGCACTCTCACCACAAACTGCCATGTAAAGGTGGTATCCGTTTCAGTGAAGAGGTAAACCAGGATGAAGTAATGGCACTCGCTTCCCTGATGACATACAAATGTGCCATTGTTAACGTTCCTTTTGGTGGCGCCAAAGGCGGTATCAAAATCAACCCCCGCAATTATACCCCATTCCAGCTGGAATCCATCACCCGCCGCTATACTGCGGAACTCGTAAAGAAAAATTTTATTGGCCCGGGCACAGATGTTCCCGCTCCTGACTATGGTACCGGCGAACGCGAAATGAGCTGGATCCTCGATACCTACATGAGTTTACGCCCAGGTGAAATTGATGGCTACGGTTGTGTAACCGGTAAACCCGTTTCCCAGGGTGGTGTACGCGGTCGAACAGAAGCTACCGGCTTAGGGGTATTCTACGGCCTCCGCGAACTCTGTAATATCAAGGAAGACATGGACCGACTCGGCCTCCCAACCGGCATAGAAGGTAAAAGAGTCATTGTGCAGGGTATGGGTAACGTAGGTTACCACGCTGCCAAATACTTCCATGAAGCAGGTGCTAAAGTAATCTGCCTCATCGAATGGGATGGCGCCATCTTCAACGAAAATGGCCTCAACCCGGATGATGTACTGGCACACAAAAAAGCAACCGGTTCTATCAATAACTTCCCTGGTTCTACCAATCTCAACAAAAATACCGACGGCCTCGAACTGGACTGCGAAATCCTGATCCCTGCTGCATTGGAACACGTTATCGACAAACATAACGCTCCCAACGTAAAGGCAAAGATCATCGGTGAAGCTGCCAACGGCCCGCTGACACCGGAAGCAGACGAAATCCTCAATAAAAAAGGGGTGATCGTGGTGCCGGATATGTTCCTCAACGCCGGCGGGGTAACCGTTTCCTATTTCGAATGGCTGAAAAATCTTAGCCATGTTCGTTATGGACGTCTGGGCAAACGCTTCGATGAAAATATGAACATCCACATTCTCCAGACCATCGAAGACCTGACCGGCAAAAAAGTTTCCGATAAAGAAAGGAAATTCATTGCCCATGGCGCTGATGAGGTGGACCTGGTATACTCTGGCCTGGAAGAAACCATGCACACCGCTTTACACGAAGTACGTGACGTTATGGTCAACAACCCGCAGATCCATGATATGCGTACCGCTGCTTATGTGTGCGCGATCAATAAAGTGGGCGCCGCCTACGAGCAACTGGGTATCTTCCCTTGA
- a CDS encoding AMP nucleosidase, whose translation MKTKEEIVANWLPRYTGEKLENFGTHILLTNFSNYLTMFAEWNGVEIVGIGKPMQCATAGDITIINFGMGSPGAATVMDLLTAIEPKAVLFLGKCGGLKKKNQIGDLILPIAAIRGEGTSNDYFPAEVPALPAFALQKAISTTIRDSGHDYWTGTCYTTNRRVWEHDAEFKAYLEKIRAMAVDMETATIFSVGFYNKIPTGALLLVSDQPMIPEGVKTEESDKKVTGKFVERHLKIGIESLQKLIESHQTVKHLRF comes from the coding sequence ATGAAGACAAAAGAAGAAATTGTAGCTAATTGGCTGCCCCGCTACACAGGAGAAAAGTTAGAGAACTTCGGAACCCACATCCTCCTTACGAATTTCAGCAATTACCTTACTATGTTCGCCGAATGGAATGGCGTCGAAATCGTTGGTATTGGAAAACCAATGCAATGCGCTACCGCAGGCGATATCACCATCATCAACTTCGGGATGGGTAGTCCGGGTGCTGCAACCGTAATGGACCTGCTTACGGCCATAGAACCTAAAGCTGTGTTATTCCTCGGAAAATGTGGCGGACTGAAAAAGAAGAACCAGATCGGTGACCTGATCCTGCCTATCGCAGCTATCCGCGGCGAAGGTACCTCTAACGACTACTTCCCGGCAGAAGTGCCTGCACTCCCTGCATTCGCCCTCCAGAAGGCTATTTCCACTACCATTCGTGATAGCGGACATGACTACTGGACCGGTACCTGCTACACTACTAACCGTCGTGTATGGGAACATGATGCAGAATTCAAGGCCTACCTCGAAAAAATCCGTGCGATGGCCGTTGATATGGAAACTGCCACTATCTTCTCCGTTGGTTTCTACAACAAAATTCCTACCGGTGCACTGCTGCTCGTTTCTGACCAGCCAATGATCCCGGAAGGTGTGAAAACAGAAGAAAGCGATAAGAAAGTAACCGGCAAATTCGTAGAACGTCACCTGAAAATCGGTATCGAATCCCTGCAGAAGCTGATCGAAAGTCACCAGACAGTGAAACACCTTCGCTTCTAG
- a CDS encoding heme exporter protein CcmB produces the protein MKKNNPIQQTLTLVRKDLLLELRQQYAFYGVLLYIVSTVFVINLMMGKPDEKLWNALFWVIQLFVAVNAVAKSFMQESKGRLLYFYSLVHPRYFIVAKLIYNIILMTVMSLIALGCSIMLLGNPITNAWYFVGVVLLGGISLSLLFTMLAAIAAQANHSAALMAVMGFPLILPVLMLLANISLSAFLTVYQPDLPKTFLLLGGMDLLVIALSMILFPYLWKD, from the coding sequence ATGAAGAAAAATAATCCGATTCAACAGACGCTGACGCTTGTCAGAAAAGACCTGTTGCTGGAACTCCGCCAGCAATATGCCTTTTATGGGGTCCTGCTTTATATCGTATCCACTGTTTTTGTTATTAACCTGATGATGGGCAAGCCGGACGAAAAGCTCTGGAATGCTCTTTTCTGGGTGATACAGCTATTCGTGGCGGTAAATGCGGTGGCCAAAAGCTTCATGCAGGAGAGTAAAGGGCGCTTGCTGTATTTCTATAGCCTGGTACATCCCAGATATTTTATTGTAGCCAAGCTTATATATAATATTATCCTCATGACTGTGATGAGCCTGATAGCGCTGGGCTGCAGCATTATGCTGCTGGGCAACCCTATCACCAACGCATGGTACTTTGTAGGAGTGGTATTACTGGGAGGCATCAGCCTGTCGCTGTTGTTTACTATGCTGGCGGCCATTGCGGCCCAGGCAAACCACAGCGCCGCCCTGATGGCAGTGATGGGATTTCCCCTCATTCTGCCGGTACTCATGCTCCTGGCAAATATTTCCCTGTCGGCCTTCCTGACCGTATACCAGCCGGACCTCCCCAAGACGTTCCTGCTGCTCGGTGGTATGGACCTGCTGGTAATTGCCCTGTCCATGATACTCTTCCCGTATTTGTGGAAAGACTAA
- a CDS encoding ABC transporter ATP-binding protein, producing MQSTRAEIKDLEVVFRSATNITTAVNKISFTIGKGEIVGVVGESGSGKSVTALSLMQLVQEPGRIENGQINYYAADAAPVNLLRLSPDAVRSYRGNEIAMIFQEPMTSLNPLLTCGYQVTEAIRLHKNISPEKAAEKARELFARVKLPDPARIMDSYPHELSGGQKQRVMIAMAISCEPKLLIADEPTTALDVTVQKAILHLLKELQVQMDMSVLFITHDLGVVAEIASRVMVMYKGNIVEHGPVADVFHHPSHPYTKGLLACRPPLNRRLSRLPVVKDFMGSDVTHDNINGLLNKLTLTPEAIVARKAELEQRSPILEVHHLQTWFPAKKSITGKVLEWKKAVDDVSFSMKTGETLGLVGESGCGKTTLGRSILRLIEPTGGSVVYKGQDLRSLSAAAMRNMRKDIQLIFQDPYSSLNPRMTIGGALMEPMQVHGLYGNEKQQRQKAMELLEKVNLSAEHFNRYPHEFSGGQRQRVVIARALAVDPAFIICDESVAALDVSIQAQVLNLLINLRAEFGFSCIFISHDLSVVRFISDNMLVMRQGKMVEMGDADSIYRQPQHPYTQELINAIPKGI from the coding sequence ATGCAATCAACGCGGGCAGAGATTAAGGACCTGGAAGTCGTATTCAGGTCAGCAACCAATATTACTACAGCTGTCAACAAGATCTCCTTTACCATTGGAAAAGGAGAGATTGTAGGCGTTGTCGGAGAATCAGGATCTGGTAAATCAGTGACTGCACTCTCCTTAATGCAACTGGTACAGGAGCCCGGCAGGATTGAAAACGGTCAAATCAATTATTATGCGGCAGATGCCGCGCCCGTCAATCTTCTCCGGCTCTCTCCTGATGCCGTGCGTTCCTATCGTGGCAATGAAATTGCCATGATCTTCCAGGAACCTATGACCTCCCTCAATCCGCTGCTCACCTGCGGATACCAGGTAACGGAAGCCATCCGTCTACATAAAAATATCTCTCCTGAAAAAGCAGCTGAAAAGGCCAGGGAATTATTTGCCCGGGTAAAACTCCCTGACCCCGCCAGGATCATGGATAGTTATCCACATGAGCTTTCCGGCGGCCAGAAGCAACGTGTCATGATTGCCATGGCTATTTCCTGCGAACCTAAGCTGCTCATCGCCGACGAGCCTACTACCGCGTTGGATGTTACCGTGCAGAAAGCCATCCTGCATCTCCTCAAAGAGCTGCAGGTACAGATGGACATGAGCGTGCTTTTTATCACCCATGATCTGGGGGTGGTGGCCGAAATAGCCTCGCGGGTAATGGTGATGTATAAAGGCAATATTGTGGAACACGGGCCTGTGGCCGATGTTTTCCATCATCCCTCACATCCCTATACCAAAGGGCTGCTGGCCTGCAGGCCGCCACTGAACAGGCGCCTGAGCAGGCTGCCGGTGGTGAAGGACTTTATGGGCAGCGACGTTACACACGATAATATCAATGGATTACTGAATAAGCTGACCTTAACGCCAGAGGCAATAGTTGCCAGAAAAGCGGAGCTGGAACAGCGTTCGCCTATTCTGGAAGTTCATCACCTGCAAACCTGGTTTCCGGCGAAAAAGAGTATTACCGGCAAGGTACTGGAATGGAAGAAAGCGGTGGACGATGTCAGCTTTTCCATGAAAACAGGCGAAACCCTGGGACTGGTAGGCGAATCCGGCTGTGGTAAAACCACGCTTGGCCGGAGCATATTACGATTGATAGAACCAACCGGGGGATCTGTTGTTTATAAAGGACAGGATCTCAGAAGTTTATCGGCAGCCGCCATGCGGAATATGCGCAAGGATATCCAGCTGATCTTTCAGGACCCTTACTCATCGCTCAACCCCAGAATGACCATAGGCGGGGCTTTGATGGAGCCCATGCAGGTACATGGCCTTTATGGTAATGAAAAGCAACAGCGTCAGAAGGCAATGGAGTTATTGGAGAAGGTTAATTTATCAGCGGAACATTTTAATCGTTACCCCCATGAATTTTCCGGCGGACAACGCCAGCGGGTGGTGATAGCGCGGGCATTGGCCGTAGATCCGGCCTTTATTATCTGCGATGAGTCGGTGGCAGCGCTGGACGTCAGTATTCAGGCACAGGTATTGAACCTGCTGATCAACCTGAGAGCCGAATTCGGGTTCAGTTGTATTTTTATTTCCCATGATTTGTCGGTGGTAAGGTTTATCAGCGATAATATGCTGGTAATGCGGCAAGGTAAGATGGTAGAGATGGGGGATGCAGACAGTATTTACCGGCAACCGCAGCACCCGTATACGCAGGAGCTGATTAATGCCATTCCCAAGGGGATATAA
- the ccsA gene encoding cytochrome c biogenesis protein CcsA has translation MPRNIAAKKMARHWWKALAILLLLYVIIAGFTIEIPIIGTNGQSSRGLFFHVPMWMCMYTMFTISVVNSLRYLSGFDLKKDVLASTAANVGILFGILGFATGTLWATYTWGGTLTNDPKQMCTAIALLIYMAYLVLRLSIHDLDKRARISAVFNIFAFALLIPLTYIIPKMVDSLHPGSASTPGFSSKDTDNHMRMVFYPAIIGWILLSVWIYTLVVRYKKLELKNIFK, from the coding sequence TTGCCCCGGAATATAGCTGCGAAAAAAATGGCCAGACATTGGTGGAAAGCATTGGCGATACTGCTTCTTTTATATGTAATTATCGCCGGGTTCACTATCGAAATACCAATCATAGGAACTAACGGACAATCATCCAGGGGACTGTTTTTTCATGTACCGATGTGGATGTGCATGTATACCATGTTTACAATCTCCGTTGTCAATTCTCTGAGATATCTCTCCGGATTTGATCTGAAAAAAGATGTACTGGCCTCTACTGCTGCCAATGTAGGTATCCTCTTTGGCATCCTCGGTTTCGCGACCGGTACACTCTGGGCTACCTATACCTGGGGCGGCACCCTTACCAACGACCCGAAACAAATGTGCACCGCCATCGCCCTGCTCATTTACATGGCCTACCTGGTATTACGCCTGTCCATACACGACCTGGACAAACGTGCCCGTATTTCAGCCGTTTTTAACATCTTCGCTTTTGCATTACTCATCCCGCTGACATACATCATCCCTAAAATGGTGGATTCACTGCACCCGGGAAGCGCCAGCACGCCAGGTTTTTCAAGCAAAGACACGGATAACCACATGCGTATGGTATTCTATCCTGCCATCATCGGCTGGATACTTTTAAGTGTATGGATTTATACACTCGTAGTTAGATATAAGAAATTAGAGCTCAAAAATATTTTTAAATGA
- a CDS encoding GtrA family protein has translation MIRRLILNIIDFFHKPFSGIIPKQTFRYLACGGGNTLMDIVLYFISYNYILHKEPVHVLFIPMAAHIAAIFMAMAITFPTGFLLSKYVVFSESNLQGRTQLIRYFMLVGVCLVLNYVFMKFFVDVLHLFPTVGKICTTALVVTFSYLTQKKFTFKVKQTAVEASSITTTIPVEAD, from the coding sequence ATGATACGCAGACTCATACTCAACATTATTGATTTCTTTCATAAGCCATTCAGCGGTATTATCCCCAAGCAAACGTTCCGTTATCTGGCGTGTGGCGGTGGAAATACCTTGATGGATATTGTCCTGTATTTCATATCCTACAATTATATCCTGCATAAGGAACCCGTTCACGTATTATTCATTCCGATGGCGGCCCATATAGCGGCGATATTCATGGCCATGGCTATTACTTTCCCTACTGGTTTTCTGCTGAGTAAATATGTTGTTTTCTCAGAATCTAACCTTCAGGGACGTACGCAGCTGATCAGGTATTTTATGCTGGTAGGGGTTTGCCTGGTATTGAATTATGTGTTTATGAAGTTTTTTGTAGATGTCCTGCACCTGTTTCCGACAGTGGGCAAGATCTGCACAACGGCATTAGTAGTTACTTTCAGCTATCTTACCCAGAAGAAGTTTACATTCAAGGTTAAACAAACGGCGGTGGAAGCTTCTTCCATTACCACTACTATACCAGTAGAGGCTGACTAA
- a CDS encoding thymidine kinase — protein sequence MFIEPSLAGGRRGWIEVICGSMFSGKTEELIRRLKRARIANLKVEIFKPAVDTRYDENNIISHDENMIVSTPIENSQQILLLAQEVDVVGIDEAQFFDEELPNVCDQLALRGIRVIVAGLDMDFSARPFGPIPALLAKAEYSTKLHAICVKCGHIANFSYRKAASTETLLLGEKDSYEPRCRHCYYERK from the coding sequence ATGTTTATTGAACCTTCTCTTGCAGGAGGACGGAGGGGCTGGATCGAAGTAATTTGCGGCTCTATGTTTTCTGGTAAAACGGAAGAGCTGATCCGCCGACTGAAACGTGCACGGATAGCCAACCTGAAAGTGGAGATATTCAAACCAGCCGTGGATACGCGTTACGATGAAAATAACATCATCTCCCACGACGAAAATATGATCGTTTCTACACCCATTGAAAATTCCCAACAGATATTATTACTGGCGCAGGAAGTGGATGTCGTAGGCATCGATGAAGCACAGTTTTTTGATGAAGAATTGCCGAATGTCTGCGACCAGCTGGCATTAAGAGGAATCAGGGTTATTGTGGCCGGACTGGATATGGATTTCAGCGCCCGTCCATTCGGGCCAATACCAGCACTGCTGGCCAAAGCAGAATATTCTACCAAGTTGCACGCCATCTGCGTGAAATGTGGCCATATCGCCAATTTCTCTTACCGTAAAGCCGCCAGCACCGAAACATTACTGCTCGGTGAAAAAGACTCCTACGAGCCAAGATGCCGCCATTGTTATTACGAAAGAAAATAA
- a CDS encoding CcmD family protein, producing the protein MIHRIFSRCLTVMLLLFSLLANAQQQNTESGPVNELFRSNGKIYVIVGVLVIIFIGIVLFLINLDRKISRLEDRDQHH; encoded by the coding sequence ATGATCCACAGAATTTTTTCCCGCTGCCTGACCGTAATGTTGTTGCTTTTTTCCTTACTGGCAAATGCACAGCAACAGAATACAGAATCAGGACCGGTAAATGAATTATTCCGCAGCAATGGTAAAATTTATGTGATCGTTGGTGTTTTAGTAATCATCTTCATCGGTATTGTGTTATTTCTGATTAACCTCGACAGGAAAATCAGCAGGCTGGAAGACAGAGATCAGCATCATTAG
- a CDS encoding DegT/DnrJ/EryC1/StrS aminotransferase family protein translates to MVPIQMVDLKRQYNKIKPQVDAAIQEVLESSAFINGGAVQKFSAELQEYLQIKHVIPCANGTDALQIAMMALGLEPGDEVITPSFTFIATAEVIALLRLKPVFVDIDPKTYCLDVNQIEKAITPKTKAIVPVHLYGHVADMEPMMKIAEKHNLYVIEDNAQAIGADYTYSDGTKKKAGTIGHIGCTSFFPSKNLGCYGDGGAIFTNDDAIADKIKMVANHGQSARYYHDVVGVNSRLDTVQAAVLRIKLPLLDEYVQARRAVADAYDAAFADCPQIVTPFRAANSYHVFHQYTLQLEGADRNELQKFLAEKQVPAMIYYPVPAHRQKMFESFGGTAFDLPVTDSLTHKVISLPIHTEMDPDQLDYIIQSVKSFLNQNPA, encoded by the coding sequence ATGGTTCCTATTCAGATGGTAGATTTGAAACGCCAGTACAACAAGATTAAACCACAGGTTGATGCAGCCATCCAGGAAGTGTTGGAAAGTTCTGCTTTTATCAATGGCGGCGCGGTACAGAAATTTAGCGCCGAACTGCAGGAGTACTTACAGATAAAGCATGTGATTCCATGTGCAAATGGTACCGATGCGTTACAGATTGCTATGATGGCCCTTGGGCTGGAACCAGGAGATGAAGTGATCACTCCTTCTTTCACCTTTATTGCGACAGCGGAAGTAATTGCATTGCTTCGTCTGAAGCCGGTTTTTGTGGACATTGATCCTAAGACTTATTGCCTGGACGTTAACCAGATTGAGAAGGCGATTACGCCAAAAACAAAAGCGATCGTTCCGGTTCACCTGTATGGCCATGTAGCTGATATGGAGCCGATGATGAAAATCGCGGAAAAGCATAACCTGTATGTAATTGAAGATAATGCGCAAGCCATTGGTGCTGATTATACCTACAGCGATGGCACTAAAAAGAAAGCGGGTACTATTGGTCATATTGGCTGTACTTCTTTCTTCCCTTCTAAAAACCTGGGTTGCTATGGTGATGGCGGTGCTATCTTCACCAATGATGATGCTATTGCGGATAAGATTAAAATGGTGGCAAACCACGGCCAGTCTGCCCGTTACTACCATGATGTAGTGGGTGTAAACTCCCGTTTAGACACTGTTCAGGCGGCAGTATTGCGCATTAAACTGCCTTTACTGGATGAGTATGTTCAGGCAAGACGTGCAGTAGCAGATGCCTATGATGCTGCTTTTGCTGATTGTCCACAGATTGTTACGCCATTCCGCGCAGCTAACAGCTACCATGTGTTCCACCAGTATACTTTACAACTGGAGGGTGCCGACAGAAATGAGCTGCAGAAATTCCTGGCAGAGAAGCAGGTACCTGCTATGATTTACTACCCTGTACCGGCGCATCGTCAGAAAATGTTTGAATCTTTTGGCGGCACTGCATTTGATTTACCAGTAACCGATAGTCTCACCCACAAGGTGATTTCCTTACCGATACACACTGAAATGGATCCTGATCAACTGGATTACATCATTCAATCAGTAAAATCATTTCTAAATCAAAACCCCGCATGA
- a CDS encoding 3-deoxy-D-manno-octulosonic acid transferase, with protein sequence MGKIKAKRWLNGRKHWAEQLAAQQLQQSPLVWVHAASLGEFEQGRPVLEAIRHQYPDHKILLTFFSPSGYEVRKNYPGADYICYLPLDTRQNAAKFLDLTNPQLVIFIKYEFWLHFLSEIHQRNIPNLLISGIFREKQVFFKGYGGQFRKALQQFTHLFVQNKSSLDLLHQIGIQQASVSGDTRFDRVSALLQENNQLPLVEKFIAGKQVMMAGSTWPEDEKMLAAWWKQQGQPLKLIIAPHEIHEQHIQSVMTLFPDAVRYSSLKGQWQEADVLIVDNIGMLTTLYRYATLAYVGGGLAKGGIHNILEPAVYSKPVAIGPVYEKYFEAVEMVEAGGATVISNEQELLQFTEHLLTNQEAYEKQATIAGGYVAANTGATGKILAYIQEKRFLRTV encoded by the coding sequence ATGGGAAAAATAAAAGCGAAACGCTGGCTGAATGGCCGTAAACACTGGGCAGAGCAGCTGGCGGCACAACAGCTCCAACAATCCCCCCTGGTTTGGGTACACGCAGCTTCCCTGGGCGAATTTGAACAAGGAAGGCCCGTCCTGGAGGCAATCCGTCACCAATACCCCGACCATAAAATTTTGTTAACTTTTTTCTCCCCATCCGGATATGAGGTCAGGAAAAATTACCCGGGAGCCGATTATATCTGTTACCTACCCCTGGATACCCGCCAGAATGCGGCTAAATTCCTCGACCTTACCAACCCACAACTGGTCATCTTTATTAAATACGAATTCTGGCTCCATTTCCTCTCGGAAATCCACCAGAGAAATATCCCGAATTTGCTGATTTCGGGGATTTTTAGAGAAAAACAGGTATTTTTTAAAGGTTATGGTGGCCAATTCAGAAAAGCATTGCAACAGTTTACCCACCTCTTTGTGCAGAATAAAAGCTCCCTGGACCTGCTCCACCAAATCGGCATTCAACAGGCTTCCGTTAGTGGCGATACCCGCTTCGACAGGGTTTCCGCACTCCTGCAGGAGAATAATCAGCTGCCGTTAGTAGAAAAGTTTATCGCCGGAAAGCAGGTAATGATGGCCGGAAGTACCTGGCCGGAAGATGAAAAAATGCTGGCTGCCTGGTGGAAACAACAGGGACAGCCCCTTAAACTGATCATCGCCCCGCACGAAATTCATGAGCAGCATATTCAATCTGTAATGACGCTGTTTCCGGATGCTGTCAGGTATTCCTCCCTCAAAGGGCAATGGCAGGAAGCGGATGTACTGATTGTGGATAATATAGGTATGCTGACAACCCTCTACAGATATGCTACGCTCGCCTATGTGGGTGGGGGACTGGCAAAAGGTGGCATCCATAATATACTGGAGCCGGCGGTTTACAGTAAGCCGGTAGCCATTGGGCCGGTATATGAGAAATACTTTGAAGCAGTGGAGATGGTGGAAGCCGGAGGCGCCACAGTGATCAGCAATGAGCAGGAACTGCTGCAATTCACGGAGCACCTGCTTACCAATCAGGAGGCATACGAAAAACAAGCCACCATCGCGGGTGGGTATGTTGCTGCCAATACAGGTGCTACCGGGAAAATACTAGCTTATATTCAGGAGAAACGTTTTTTAAGAACAGTGTAA